A single window of Elgaria multicarinata webbii isolate HBS135686 ecotype San Diego chromosome 17, rElgMul1.1.pri, whole genome shotgun sequence DNA harbors:
- the SMIM22 gene encoding small integral membrane protein 22: MSKDFGQELRDQINDVLSRLESKEMFQSPWDIAAFAIFFTFIGVVLLMALLVLIRCFCCCCDCDSPGSYKKVPGRKVGIDNKGMEL, encoded by the exons ATGAGCAAAGACTTTGGCCAAGAGCTAAGGGACCAGATCAATGATGTTCTGAGCCGACTAGAAAGCAAGGAGATGTTCCAGTCCCCCTGGGACATTGCAGCGTTTGCCATTTTCTTTACTTTCATTG GTGTGGTTCTTTTGATGGCCCTCCTTGTGCTTATCcgctgcttttgctgctgctgcgatTGTGACTCCCCTGGATCGTACAAAAAG GTCCCCGGAAGGAAAGTTGGCATTGACAACAAAGGCATGGAGCTTTAG